Genomic segment of Lemur catta isolate mLemCat1 chromosome 2, mLemCat1.pri, whole genome shotgun sequence:
TTGCCCCTGGAGTCAGGCCCCCGCCCCTTGGTGGGACCCCAGCCCTGACGCTGGGTCACCCTCAGTCCCAGGTCCTGGTGGCTGCATTTTGTATGTCACAGGCGGGGTCTCCCTGGCTGTGCCACATAGCCAGGCAGCAGAAGTAGCATCAGCCACCTGCTGTCCCTCCCAGGCCCCCGGCCCACCGCCGCAGAGCACGGGGTGTTTGAGGAACCCCTCTGCGGCCTGGCGTTGGTGGGGCCCTTCCCACCTCAGaaccctccacctcccctcccgGCCGGAGGCCTGTCCACCACAGCAGGGCCGCCGTCCCTCAGGAGAGCAGGGTCACACCAGCCTCGGCCTTACCCTCCTTGGCCCGGGCCCTGGGGGTCGTGGCGAGGATCAAGGGAAGTCACGTGTGTCGGCCCACCCCgtgcagcccccacctccccataGTCCAGGAGAGAAAGCTGCAGGTGGACTgtgacccccaccccctgccatgTTGGGTCAGAAGGGGAGGCTGGGCCTAGGCCTGGACCATCGTTCCAGAGCCCCTGAGAAGGCAGAGTGCCAGGTGGTTGGGCCGTGTGGGGAGgaccccacctgcccaccctgtGCTTCGTGGCTGGACCTTCCCCTGAACTTCCCATCCCGGTGCCCCCGTGCTGCACCCGAGGCGCCTGGGCTTGTCTAGGTGTCCGGGGAGCTGTGGGAAGTTCCCCAGGTTGCACCCCCAGGCGTATCTCGTGACAGTCTGGGAAGAAGCAGCCCTGACAGGGCCGTGTGGACTGGGCCCCCTGTGCCCCGCACCCCCATGTGGTTCCCCCAGGGTCTGTGGGAAATTCCCCCAGGTGGCAGGTCCCACGAGGAAGCTGCAGGGACCGCAGCCCTCGGTGGCTGAGCCTGGCGCCTCTGTCCTCCGCAGGACAAAATCCCCATGGCCCAGCGCCGCCGCTTCACGCGGGTGGAGATGGCCCGCGTGCTCATGGAGCGAAACCAGTACAAGGAGCGGCTGATGGAGCTGCAGGAGGCCGTGCGGTGGACCGAGATGatcaggtggggctggggcctgggagccGGTCCCCACGGGGTGTCACCAAGGCGCCCGCCCTCCATGTGTGACCCCTCACACCGCCTCTCTCCTGGGAAGACAGAGGGCGCTGGGGCCTCCCGGGGAGCCTGCGGGGTCCCAGGCAGGGAGTGGGAAGCCCCAGCGAGCTCCTCCCCGTGCCCCTCCCCGCAGGGCGTCCCGAGAGCACCCCTCCGTGCAGGAGAAGAAGAAGTCCACCATCTGGCAGTTGTGAGCTGCGGCGCCGGGCGGGTCTGGCTGGCGGCTGAGGGAGGCGGGGAGGCTCCGGGGCCACGGCCGCCCCTCACTCCCTGTGCCCCGCAGCTTCAGCCGCCTCTTCAGCTCCTCGTCCAGCCCCCCTCCAGCCAAGCGGGCCTACCCCTCCGTGAACATCCACTACAAGTCGCCCACCACGGCCGGCTTCAGCCAGCGCCGGAACCACGGCATGTGCCAGATCTCGGCGGGCAGCCGACCCCTCGAGTTCTTCCCCGATGAGTGAGTGTCCCGCAGCCTCAGTCCTGGACCGCAAGGGGCGGGGAGATGTGTCCCGGGGCCCCTCCCCTCCAGAGGGCCGGCCTCACCTCTCGGGACCCCCGGCCGAGGTGTCAGGGGTCGTGGCCTCTCCATGCAACTGTGCTGGCCCCGGGCAGCCACCTCAGGCCCACGTCCGAGAAGGAATCACTGAGCCCAGGCCTGGGCTTTCGAGCGCGGGGTGATGGTGACAGTAGAATGGGCTCCTGCTCAGGCAGGTGCTGGGTGTGGCCGCTAAGCCCCAGGCCACACCTGGTGCTGGGGACAGCCACCCTCCCCTCAGACGGACCACGGCCTCCTCTGGGGTTCCCTCCCTGCCCCGTGGGGCCGGCCTGCGGGGCTGAGCCCTGGACAGGGGAGTCACCTGCTGTCCCCTCCGCCCAGCGACTGCACGTCCTCTGCGCGGCGGGAGCAGAAGCGCGAGCAGTACCGGCAGGTGCGGGAGCACGTGCGCAACGACGACGGGCGGCTGCAGGCCTGCGGCTGGAGCCTGCCCGCCAAGTACAAGCAGGTGCGCGGGGCGCACGGGGAGGGGTCGGGGCCGcacggggagggggcggggccacACGCACCGGCCCCTCCGCCTGGCCTGTCCCTGCGAtccctgggcaggggaggagcccCAAAGCTCCCAGGGCCCCCCTGCCCAGGGCCGGCGCAGGGGCCCGGTTCcggaagggagggcaggaagggtggCGGGCCGGGCCGCGCCCTCAGCACCCTCCTGCTGGTTGCAGCTGAGTCCCAGTGGGGCCCAGGAGGACACGAGGATGAAGAACGTGCCTGTCCCCGTGTACTGCCGGCCTCTGGTGGAGAAGGACCCGACCATGAAGGTGGGAGgcaggctggggggcgggggcccTCCCAGCAGCCAGCAGGGGGGTGCGCCCCACACCACGGCCCTGTCCCTGCAGCTATGGTGCGCTGCTGGCGTCAGCCTGAACGGGTGGAAGCCTCCGGAAGACGACCCTGGGAACGGGGCCAAGCCCACACCAGGCCGTGACCCTCTGACCTGCGACCGAGAAGCGGACGGCGAGCCCAGGAGCAACCACGCGTCCCCTGAGAAGAAGAAGGTTGGGGTGCCCAGCCTCGGCCACCGGCGCAGCCTCTCCCACTCCGAGTCCCTGGACAGCTCAGCCAGGGTCTGGTCGGGAGGGACGAGACAGGACAGCTGGGGACAGTCCCTCAGGCTGGGTGGATGAGGTGGGAGCTCCTGGCTCCCATGGCCGCCATCAGTCCTGCCTTGGAGCGTTGGCGGGCTGTGCCCACCCTCAGCGGTGGGGCTACAAAGGGGCCTGGGCACAGTGGACGGCAGCCGGTGGCTCGGCCAGGAGCTTCTCTCTGAGGGGGGAGCACAGTCGCCGCCCGCAGGGGTGCAGCGGGGGCAGGGCTGGCACAGGGAATGCTTCCTGGCTGGAGTCCAGGGCTTGGTTTTAGGTCCTGGCTTGATTTGGGGGCCAGCGACTTAGCCTCTGGGGGCTGCAGTCTTCCTCTGCAGAAGCGAGACCATGGACGTGAACGATTTAGATGACGTGTCCTGGCCGTGAGGACAGCTGTGCCTCTAAGGCCATGGTCAAAACTAGGTCCTGAGAGACTCTGGGAGACCCCATGTGACCCCACGGTGCTGCCGGGGTGGCTTTGATCCCGTGCTCTGCAACAGGCAAAGGAGACGCCTGAGACGGATGCCACCTCCAGCCGGGTGTGGATCCTCACCAGCACCCTGAGCACCAGCAAGGTGGTCATCGTGGACGCCAACCAGCCAGGCACCGTGGTGGACCAGTTCACGGTGTGCAACGCCCACGTGCTGTGCATCGCCAGCATCCCCGGTGAGCCGCGGGGGCAGGAGCTCCCCTTTGTGGGGGGTGGCTGGACGTTAGGGGGAGGCCTGCCGGGCAGCGCCCACCGCCTACCGTCTGTGACACCCTGAGACACAGGAGCGTGGCAGTGAGTCGCTGGCCACCTCGTCTGCTCGGTCCTGCTGCCGACATGGGACGTGGTGCTTCCCTGCCAGGAGGCCATAGTCTTTTGTGACTGAgactcgctctgtcacccaggctggagtgccatggtgtctgCCTCGCTCacggcaacctccaactcctgagctcaagtgatcctcctgcctcagcctcccagagtgctgggactgcaggcgtgaccactgtgcccggcccagaaAACATTTCTTTGTCCCGAATGTGAAAGCTCCAGCTGGGCCCCAACCCCgctgcctggcccagggcccgGAGAGCTGGGGTCAGGGGAGGGGCTCGTCGTCACCCGCTGGGGCAGCAGCCCTGTGATGCTCTGGGCCCAGCCCAGCACTGCACACAGGGAGGGGTGACAAAGGTCTCTGGCGTGAACCCCAGCCACCTGCTGAGACGCTTTGCCTCAGCATTCCCAGGGGTCTCTCCCAGGTCACAGTTTTTTTCTCCCAGAACCAGCGTCCCAGTACTCACTCCGCATGGCCAGGGCGCAGCCCATAGAACGGGTTTGCCAAAGCCCCAGGCCTCCGGGCCGGCGGCCGCGAGCAGGCTGTGGTGGTGCCGTGTGTTGAGGCGGGTCCCactgggagaggggcagagacaggcccgtcccctctcctcccacctcaccaAGCTGTGAGCTCTGGGTGTGGCCCTCAGTGTGCCACTCCGGCGGGCTGACCGGCGTGGGACTCTCCCCCCAGCGGCCAGCGACAGCGACTACCCGCCAGGGGAGATGTTCCTGGACAGCGACATGAACCCAGAGGACTCAGGCACCGACGGTGTGCTGGCCGGCATCACCCTGGTGGGCTGTGCCACCCGCTGCAATGTGCCACGTAGCAACTGCTCCTCCCGAGGGGACACCCCAGTGCTGGACAAGGAGCAGGGTGAGTCCTGGGCAGGCTGTTCCCCGTCCCCTCGTTCCTGCGACTCTGCCTCGCCCACACTCACCTCTCCTTCCACAGGGGAGGTGGCTGCTGTTGCCAATGGGAAGGTCAACCCATCCCAGTCCACAGAGGAGGCCACGGAGGCCACGGAGGTGCCAGACCCTGGCCCCAGTGAGCCAGAGGCGGCGGCGGTGCGGCCCGGGCCCCTCACGGAGCACGTCTTCACTgacccggcccccgccccgccctccggCACCCAGCCTGGCAGGTGGGCTCTCAGGCCAGAGTGGAGAGGGGAGCGGGGGGAGCCTGGCAGGGTCACAGGGCCACCCTGGAGCCACCGTCCTTCCCACAGTGAGAACGGGCTGGAGCCCGACGGCAGTGCTGCGCAGCCAGGGCCGGAGCCCAGCGGAGACCCCGCAGGAGCGGGCAGCAGTGCCGCGCCCACCATGTGGCTGGGAGCCCAGAACGGCTGGTAGGCAGGGCCCCGGGGCAAGGGTGGCGGGAGGTCTCCGGACCAGCCCCGCCCACcgcccgccctccctccctccgcagGCTCTACGTGCACTCGGCGGTGGCCAACTGGAAGAAGTGCCTGCACGCCATCAAGCTGAAGGACTCCGTGCTCAGCCTGGTGTAGGTCGGGTGACGGGTGGGTGCTGGGTGGCCCGGCCTGTGCCCTTCCTGTGTGGCTGAGCCTGGCTCCACCTCCCCCTCAGGCACGTCAAAGGCCGTGTGCTGGTGGCCCTGGCAGATGGGACGCTGGCCATCTTTCACCGTGGCGAAGGTAAGGCttggtggccctgggcaggtgggcGGTGGCCGGTGACCCTGCCTGAGACTGGCCAAGGGGCTCCCTGGGTCCCCGGGGCCTGTCCTCAGCCTGGCAGGGGCGTCTCCAGCCCCGGCCCAAGAGCGGGCCGGGCcgtggccaggctgggcaggtgTCGGGGTCGCCCTGCAGATGGCCAGTGGGACCTGAGCAACTACCACCTGATGGGCCTGGGCCACCCGCACCACTCCATCCGCTGCATGGCCGTGGTGTTCGACCGCGTCTGGTGCGGCTACAAGAACAAGGTGCACGTCATCCAGCCCAAGACCATGCAGATTGAGGCGAGTGCCACGGCGGCCTGGGCCGGGAGGGAGGGCTGACGGCGTCACCTCCACACTCGCCACCAAGCTGCATGAGGTCAAGGGAGAAAACAGGCGCAGACAAGTCACTCATTTGTTCAAGGTcacgggcaggggaggggcagccagCCTGTGGGGGGCCAGCCTTCTGCTGTTCACCCTTGAAACAGAAGCCCAGGGGACACCTGTGTGGGCCCTAGTCTTCCCTTCGGCCGCCCCAAGGCTCAGGCTCCTCACGGGGGCCTGGACCCCCTGCAGCCAAGCAGGCGCCGGGCTGGAGGTCGGTGTGGGGCTCATGGACATCGGGGCGACCTCAGGGCTGCAGCAGGGCCAGGGGTCctgcccttcctctccttccacaCCGTTGACGGGCACCGCGACCCCACAGAAGTCGTTTGACGCCCACCCCCGGCGGGAGAGCCAGGTGCGGCAGCTGGCGTGGATCGGCGACGGGGTGTGGGTGTCTATCCGCTTGGACTCCACCCTGCGGCTCTACCACGCCCACACCCACCAGCACCTGCAGGATGTGGACATCGAGCCCTACGTCAGCAAGATGCTGGGTGAGGGGCTGTGccaggcggggggtgggggccgCGCCCCGGCTGCGCTGACTGTGTCCTCCCGTTCGCACCCCAGGCACCGGCAAGCTGGGCTTCTCCTTCGTGCGCATCACGGCTCTGCTCATCGCCGGCAGCCGCCTCTGGGTGGGCACTGGCAACGGGGTTGTCATCTCCATCCCCCTGACTGAGAGTGAGTGGCCCCAGGGACATCTGCAGAGATGGTGAGGGCTGGGGGGGGCTCCGCAAGCCACTCAGGAGGACGCGGGCTGCCCGGGctcacctcctctcctctccctccctgcgcTGCGCCACCAGCCGTGGTCCTGCACCGAGGCCAGCTCCTGGGGCTGCGAGGTGAGTCCCGAGTCCTGCCTGCCGTGGCCGCGGGTCCTGCAGGcaccttcctgccctcccctcggCTTCCGGGCAGCCGGGGCGCCCCACCTGGAGCTCAGCCCCCCTCCTCCCGCCCTGCCTGTCTCAGCCAACAAGACGTCCCCCACGTCTGGGGAGGGAGCACGCCCGGGAGGCGTCATCCATGTGTACGGGGACGACGGCAGCGACAAGGCGGCCAGCAGCTTCATCCCCTACTGCTCCAtggcccaggcccagctctgctTCCACGGGCACCGGGATGCCGTCAAGTTCTTTGTCTCGGTGCCAGGTGAGGGCCGGGCTGGTTccctggctcccacccccacagccctgggGCAGCGGGACCCTGTTGGGGAGGCTGCCGTCCTGAGGTCCCTGCGCCCCACAGGGAACGTGCTGGCCACCCTCAACGGCAGCGTGCTCGACAGCCCGTCCGAGGGCCCGGGGCCCGCCGCCCCCGCGGAGGCCGAGGGCCAGAAGCTGAGGAACGTGCTGGTGCTGAGCGGCGGCGAAGGCTACATCGACTTCCGCATCGGTGAGTGGGCACCGGCCGGGAGGCGGGCCCCGGTGCTGGCCGACGGACCCGGCCCTCACAgctgccacccacccccaggGGACGGAGAAGACGATGAGACAGAGGAAGGCAGTGGGGACGTGAGCCAGGTGAAGCCCGTGCTGTCCAAGGCGGAGCGCAGCCACGTCATCGTGTGGCAGGTGTCCTACACGCCCGAGTGAGGCCACCTCCACCACCCCGCCCTGCCTGATGCCAACGTGTACATAGgacccccacccacctgcccctctCTAACCTCTCAACCTGCAGCTTTCACCTGAGGTCCAGCCCCTCCAGCTGGCAGGGAGTGCAGCCACGCggggcagctgggaggaggggagcaggtgGCATTTTCCACCTGAGAGGGGAAGACCCTCTCGGGGACACCCTTTCTTCAGTGGCTCCTGGCTGGTGTCCAGCCCAAAGTCCTCAAGTCCCAGGGCACCTCAGGGCCAGAGTGAGGCGGGATCCAGTGTGGGCAGCTGCTGCAGGTGACGCCCGAGTCTTCCCGCCCTGAGCCCACCTGCCTTTGCatgctgctgggggtgggggtggggctcagcCTGTCCCCCGGCCCTTGTCTCCCTAAGGGAACTAGGCCGGTGATGAGCCTTTGCCCAGGGAGGTGGGGCTCAGGCTGCCCAGGTGCCTGGCCCCCAGCTGGCCTTTGGGGCTCCCCCTGTCCCCAGGCTTccttccctcagcccccaccctggCATCCCCCTGCCCAGGGACCTGGCATGAAAGCACGGGGCCAGGCACTCTGGGGCAGCTGCTTGAACAGAGGCCAGACATCCTCATCCCACTGGAGCCCTCACCAACCTGTGTCTCCCCCAGGCTCTACCTGGGCAGAAGACTCACCTTGGAGGAGCAGGGCCCTGCAGTCCTGCCCCTCCCAGAAGCCCCTAGGGTGGAACCTCTCAGGCTGCCAGGGCAGGCCCAGCCTCAGGAAGAAGGGGAGGCCTCGGCCTCTCCTGGGGTCAGCCCTAGGGTGCAGGCTCAGCCTCAGGTAGATGGGGGACGGTGTGCGCCTGGGGCCTGCCTCCCGCACAGGGCTCCGAGGAGCCCAGCTCCCAGACACGCTAAGTGCCTAGGGTTGCCCGCTGTGGCCTACTCGGAGAGCAACTGATGAAAGAGGCTGCCCAGCAGAGGCCTGAAAGGGCTAAGGAGTCGTGTCCAGCCGGGCTCTAGGCATGGGGGGCAGCCACCCTGGACTGCCCTCCGGGGTGGGTGGGCCTCGCTGGTCTCCCCCCACCTTCCTAGGCACAGGCCCTTAGGGcagcccagccctctgcccacccctcccaccaGAGAAGCACAGACCTCGGGGAGCTGTCCTACGAGCCCAGCTGGCCACCCTGAACTGCAGCCTCACATGGCTGCAGGCTTCTCCCGCCACCCGCCACCTCCACTGTGATGTACGTCGGGTCCCTTGTCTGTCCCGCAGGATCGTGAAGTGACTCGGGGGCTAGCCGGGTGGGCATagctgggggaaggggctgggt
This window contains:
- the MAPK8IP3 gene encoding C-Jun-amino-terminal kinase-interacting protein 3 isoform X2 — its product is MMEIQMDEGGGVVVYQDDYCSGSVMSERVSGLAGSIYREFERLIHCYDEEVVKELMPLVVNVLENLDSVLSENQEHEVELELLREDNEQLLTQYEREKALRRQAEEKFIEFEDALEQEKKELQIQVEHYEFQTRQLELKAKNYADQISRLEERESEMKKEYNALHQRHTEMIQTYVEHIERSKMQQVGGSGQTEGSLPGRSPRQSWRKSRKERPTSLNVFPLADGMVRAQMGGKLVPAGDHWHLSDLGQLQSSSNYQCPQDEMSESGQSSAAATPSTTGTKSNTPTSSVPSAAVTPLNESVQPLGGYGGGSKNTRAREKRNSRNMEVQVTQEMRNVSIGMGSSDEWSDVQDIIDSTPELDMCPETRLDRTGSSPTQGIVNKAFGINTDSLYHELSTAGSEVIGDVDEGADLLGEFSGMGKEVGNLLLENSQLLETKNALNVVKNDLIAKVDQLSGEQEVLKGELEAAKQAKVKLENRIKELEEELKRAKSEAIVARREPREEVEDVSSYLCTELDKIPMAQRRRFTRVEMARVLMERNQYKERLMELQEAVRWTEMIRASREHPSVQEKKKSTIWQFFSRLFSSSSSPPPAKRAYPSVNIHYKSPTTAGFSQRRNHGMCQISAGSRPLEFFPDDDCTSSARREQKREQYRQVREHVRNDDGRLQACGWSLPAKYKQLSPSGAQEDTRMKNVPVPVYCRPLVEKDPTMKLWCAAGVSLNGWKPPEDDPGNGAKPTPGRDPLTCDREADGEPRSNHASPEKKKAKETPETDATSSRVWILTSTLSTSKVVIVDANQPGTVVDQFTVCNAHVLCIASIPAASDSDYPPGEMFLDSDMNPEDSGTDGVLAGITLVGCATRCNVPRSNCSSRGDTPVLDKEQGEVAAVANGKVNPSQSTEEATEATEVPDPGPSEPEAAAVRPGPLTEHVFTDPAPAPPSGTQPGSENGLEPDGSAAQPGPEPSGDPAGAGSSAAPTMWLGAQNGWLYVHSAVANWKKCLHAIKLKDSVLSLVHVKGRVLVALADGTLAIFHRGEDGQWDLSNYHLMGLGHPHHSIRCMAVVFDRVWCGYKNKVHVIQPKTMQIEKSFDAHPRRESQVRQLAWIGDGVWVSIRLDSTLRLYHAHTHQHLQDVDIEPYVSKMLGTGKLGFSFVRITALLIAGSRLWVGTGNGVVISIPLTETVVLHRGQLLGLRANKTSPTSGEGARPGGVIHVYGDDGSDKAASSFIPYCSMAQAQLCFHGHRDAVKFFVSVPGNVLATLNGSVLDSPSEGPGPAAPAEAEGQKLRNVLVLSGGEGYIDFRIGDGEDDETEEGSGDVSQVKPVLSKAERSHVIVWQVSYTPE
- the MAPK8IP3 gene encoding C-Jun-amino-terminal kinase-interacting protein 3 isoform X5; this encodes MMEIQMDEGGGVVVYQDDYCSGSVMSERVSGLAGSIYREFERLIHCYDEEVVKELMPLVVNVLENLDSVLSENQEHEVELELLREDNEQLLTQYEREKALRRQAEEKFIEFEDALEQEKKELQIQVEHYEFQTRQLELKAKNYADQISRLEERESEMKKEYNALHQRHTEMIQTYVEHIERSKMQQVGGSGQTEGSLPGRSPRQSWRKSRKERPTSLNVFPLADGMVRAQMGGKLVPAGDHWHLSDLGQLQSSSNYQCPQDEMSESGQSSAAATPSTTGTKSNTPTSSVPSAAVTPLNESVQPLGGYGGGSKNTRAREKRNSRNMEVQVTQEMRNVSIGMGSSDEWSDVQDIIDSTPELDMCPETRLDRTGSSPTQGIVNKAFGINTDSLYHELSTAGSEVIGDVDEGADLLGEFSGMGKEVGNLLLENSQLLETKNALNVVKNDLIAKVDQLSGEQEVLKGELEAAKQAKVKLENRIKELEEELKRAKSEAIVARREPREEVEDDKIPMAQRRRFTRVEMARVLMERNQYKERLMELQEAVRWTEMIRASREHPSVQEKKKSTIWQFFSRLFSSSSSPPPAKRAYPSVNIHYKSPTTAGFSQRRNHGMCQISAGSRPLEFFPDDDCTSSARREQKREQYRQVREHVRNDDGRLQACGWSLPAKYKQLSPSGAQEDTRMKNVPVPVYCRPLVEKDPTMKLWCAAGVSLNGWKPPEDDPGNGAKPTPGRDPLTCDREADGEPRSNHASPEKKKAKETPETDATSSRVWILTSTLSTSKVVIVDANQPGTVVDQFTVCNAHVLCIASIPAASDSDYPPGEMFLDSDMNPEDSGTDGVLAGITLVGCATRCNVPRSNCSSRGDTPVLDKEQGEVAAVANGKVNPSQSTEEATEATEVPDPGPSEPEAAAVRPGPLTEHVFTDPAPAPPSGTQPGSENGLEPDGSAAQPGPEPSGDPAGAGSSAAPTMWLGAQNGWLYVHSAVANWKKCLHAIKLKDSVLSLVHVKGRVLVALADGTLAIFHRGEDGQWDLSNYHLMGLGHPHHSIRCMAVVFDRVWCGYKNKVHVIQPKTMQIEKSFDAHPRRESQVRQLAWIGDGVWVSIRLDSTLRLYHAHTHQHLQDVDIEPYVSKMLGTGKLGFSFVRITALLIAGSRLWVGTGNGVVISIPLTETVVLHRGQLLGLRANKTSPTSGEGARPGGVIHVYGDDGSDKAASSFIPYCSMAQAQLCFHGHRDAVKFFVSVPGNVLATLNGSVLDSPSEGPGPAAPAEAEGQKLRNVLVLSGGEGYIDFRIGDGEDDETEEGSGDVSQVKPVLSKAERSHVIVWQVSYTPE
- the MAPK8IP3 gene encoding C-Jun-amino-terminal kinase-interacting protein 3 isoform X3; its protein translation is MMEIQMDEGGGVVVYQDDYCSGSVMSERVSGLAGSIYREFERLIHCYDEEVVKELMPLVVNVLENLDSVLSENQEHEVELELLREDNEQLLTQYEREKALRRQAEEKFIEFEDALEQEKKELQIQVEHYEFQTRQLELKAKNYADQISRLEERESEMKKEYNALHQRHTEMIQTYVEHIERSKMQQVGGSGQTEGSLPGRSRKERPTSLNVFPLADGMVRAQMGGKLVPAGDHWHLSDLGQLQSSSNYQCPQDEMSESGQSSAAATPSTTGTKSNTPTSSVPSAAVTPLNESVQPLGGYGGGSKNTRAREKRNSRNMEVQVTQEMRNVSIGMGSSDEWSDVQDIIDSTPELDMCPETRLDRTGSSPTQGIVNKAFGINTDSLYHELSTAGSEVIGDVDEGADLLGEFSVRDDFFGMGKEVGNLLLENSQLLETKNALNVVKNDLIAKVDQLSGEQEVLKGELEAAKQAKVKLENRIKELEEELKRAKSEAIVARREPREEVEDVSSYLCTELDKIPMAQRRRFTRVEMARVLMERNQYKERLMELQEAVRWTEMIRASREHPSVQEKKKSTIWQFFSRLFSSSSSPPPAKRAYPSVNIHYKSPTTAGFSQRRNHGMCQISAGSRPLEFFPDDDCTSSARREQKREQYRQVREHVRNDDGRLQACGWSLPAKYKQLSPSGAQEDTRMKNVPVPVYCRPLVEKDPTMKLWCAAGVSLNGWKPPEDDPGNGAKPTPGRDPLTCDREADGEPRSNHASPEKKKAKETPETDATSSRVWILTSTLSTSKVVIVDANQPGTVVDQFTVCNAHVLCIASIPAASDSDYPPGEMFLDSDMNPEDSGTDGVLAGITLVGCATRCNVPRSNCSSRGDTPVLDKEQGEVAAVANGKVNPSQSTEEATEATEVPDPGPSEPEAAAVRPGPLTEHVFTDPAPAPPSGTQPGSENGLEPDGSAAQPGPEPSGDPAGAGSSAAPTMWLGAQNGWLYVHSAVANWKKCLHAIKLKDSVLSLVHVKGRVLVALADGTLAIFHRGEDGQWDLSNYHLMGLGHPHHSIRCMAVVFDRVWCGYKNKVHVIQPKTMQIEKSFDAHPRRESQVRQLAWIGDGVWVSIRLDSTLRLYHAHTHQHLQDVDIEPYVSKMLGTGKLGFSFVRITALLIAGSRLWVGTGNGVVISIPLTETVVLHRGQLLGLRANKTSPTSGEGARPGGVIHVYGDDGSDKAASSFIPYCSMAQAQLCFHGHRDAVKFFVSVPGNVLATLNGSVLDSPSEGPGPAAPAEAEGQKLRNVLVLSGGEGYIDFRIGDGEDDETEEGSGDVSQVKPVLSKAERSHVIVWQVSYTPE
- the MAPK8IP3 gene encoding C-Jun-amino-terminal kinase-interacting protein 3 isoform X6, whose translation is MMEIQMDEGGGVVVYQDDYCSGSVMSERVSGLAGSIYREFERLIHCYDEEVVKELMPLVVNVLENLDSVLSENQEHEVELELLREDNEQLLTQYEREKALRRQAEEKFIEFEDALEQEKKELQIQVEHYEFQTRQLELKAKNYADQISRLEERESEMKKEYNALHQRHTEMIQTYVEHIERSKMQQVGGSGQTEGSLPGRSRKERPTSLNVFPLADGMVRAQMGGKLVPAGDHWHLSDLGQLQSSSNYQCPQDEMSESGQSSAAATPSTTGTKSNTPTSSVPSAAVTPLNESVQPLGGYGGGSKNTRAREKRNSRNMEVQVTQEMRNVSIGMGSSDEWSDVQDIIDSTPELDMCPETRLDRTGSSPTQGIVNKAFGINTDSLYHELSTAGSEVIGDVDEGADLLGEFSGMGKEVGNLLLENSQLLETKNALNVVKNDLIAKVDQLSGEQEVLKGELEAAKQAKVKLENRIKELEEELKRAKSEAIVARREPREEVEDDKIPMAQRRRFTRVEMARVLMERNQYKERLMELQEAVRWTEMIRASREHPSVQEKKKSTIWQFFSRLFSSSSSPPPAKRAYPSVNIHYKSPTTAGFSQRRNHGMCQISAGSRPLEFFPDDDCTSSARREQKREQYRQVREHVRNDDGRLQACGWSLPAKYKQLSPSGAQEDTRMKNVPVPVYCRPLVEKDPTMKLWCAAGVSLNGWKPPEDDPGNGAKPTPGRDPLTCDREADGEPRSNHASPEKKKAKETPETDATSSRVWILTSTLSTSKVVIVDANQPGTVVDQFTVCNAHVLCIASIPAASDSDYPPGEMFLDSDMNPEDSGTDGVLAGITLVGCATRCNVPRSNCSSRGDTPVLDKEQGEVAAVANGKVNPSQSTEEATEATEVPDPGPSEPEAAAVRPGPLTEHVFTDPAPAPPSGTQPGSENGLEPDGSAAQPGPEPSGDPAGAGSSAAPTMWLGAQNGWLYVHSAVANWKKCLHAIKLKDSVLSLVHVKGRVLVALADGTLAIFHRGEDGQWDLSNYHLMGLGHPHHSIRCMAVVFDRVWCGYKNKVHVIQPKTMQIEKSFDAHPRRESQVRQLAWIGDGVWVSIRLDSTLRLYHAHTHQHLQDVDIEPYVSKMLGTGKLGFSFVRITALLIAGSRLWVGTGNGVVISIPLTETVVLHRGQLLGLRANKTSPTSGEGARPGGVIHVYGDDGSDKAASSFIPYCSMAQAQLCFHGHRDAVKFFVSVPGNVLATLNGSVLDSPSEGPGPAAPAEAEGQKLRNVLVLSGGEGYIDFRIGDGEDDETEEGSGDVSQVKPVLSKAERSHVIVWQVSYTPE
- the MAPK8IP3 gene encoding C-Jun-amino-terminal kinase-interacting protein 3 isoform X7 translates to MSESGQSSAAATPSTTGTKSNTPTSSVPSAAVTPLNESVQPLGGYGGGSKNTRAREKRNSRNMEVQVTQEMRNVSIGMGSSDEWSDVQDIIDSTPELDMCPETRLDRTGSSPTQGIVNKAFGINTDSLYHELSTAGSEVIGDVDEGADLLGEFSVRDDFFGMGKEVGNLLLENSQLLETKNALNVVKNDLIAKVDQLSGEQEVLKGELEAAKQAKVKLENRIKELEEELKRAKSEAIVARREPREEVEDVSSYLCTELDKIPMAQRRRFTRVEMARVLMERNQYKERLMELQEAVRWTEMIRASREHPSVQEKKKSTIWQFFSRLFSSSSSPPPAKRAYPSVNIHYKSPTTAGFSQRRNHGMCQISAGSRPLEFFPDDDCTSSARREQKREQYRQVREHVRNDDGRLQACGWSLPAKYKQLSPSGAQEDTRMKNVPVPVYCRPLVEKDPTMKLWCAAGVSLNGWKPPEDDPGNGAKPTPGRDPLTCDREADGEPRSNHASPEKKKAKETPETDATSSRVWILTSTLSTSKVVIVDANQPGTVVDQFTVCNAHVLCIASIPAASDSDYPPGEMFLDSDMNPEDSGTDGVLAGITLVGCATRCNVPRSNCSSRGDTPVLDKEQGEVAAVANGKVNPSQSTEEATEATEVPDPGPSEPEAAAVRPGPLTEHVFTDPAPAPPSGTQPGSENGLEPDGSAAQPGPEPSGDPAGAGSSAAPTMWLGAQNGWLYVHSAVANWKKCLHAIKLKDSVLSLVHVKGRVLVALADGTLAIFHRGEDGQWDLSNYHLMGLGHPHHSIRCMAVVFDRVWCGYKNKVHVIQPKTMQIEKSFDAHPRRESQVRQLAWIGDGVWVSIRLDSTLRLYHAHTHQHLQDVDIEPYVSKMLGTGKLGFSFVRITALLIAGSRLWVGTGNGVVISIPLTETVVLHRGQLLGLRANKTSPTSGEGARPGGVIHVYGDDGSDKAASSFIPYCSMAQAQLCFHGHRDAVKFFVSVPGNVLATLNGSVLDSPSEGPGPAAPAEAEGQKLRNVLVLSGGEGYIDFRIGDGEDDETEEGSGDVSQVKPVLSKAERSHVIVWQVSYTPE